The genomic region CCCAGTTTGTAAGAGTTCCACCCAACCAACGGTGGTTGATGAAGTATTGACCTGAACGTACTGCTTCTTCAGCAACTGCATCAGCTGCTTGTTTCTTAGTACCAACAAACAATACAACTGCATCGTTAGCTGCTGCATCACGCATGAAATCGTAAGCTTGGTCAGCGTATTTTACAGTTTGTTGCAAGTCGATAACGTGGATTCCGTTACGCTCAGTGAAGATGTACTTAGCCATCTTAGGGTTCCAGCGACGAGTTTGGTGACCAAAGTGTACACCAGCCTCAAGAAGTTGTTTCATTGAAATTACTGCCATGAGTATTTCTCCTTTTTGTTTTTTTCCTCTTCTTGACTTCAACTCGCAAAACGACCCAAAGGCAACTGTTTCACAATTCATCAAGAATGAGTATTATCGTTCACACGACAAGTTTCATTTTACCATACTTTTTCAATATTTTCAAGTGATTTTAGCAGATTTTTAAAGTAAGGTAACTATATGAATCATAAAAGAGACTCAAATCGAGCCTCTTCGTTTTATTCATTAGTTTGGATAGATATATGTTACAAAACCTTCTGAAGTCGTAGTAGGATTGAACCATCCACGTTTATTTCCGATTGTACGGTTTCCACCATAGTTTGATTCAGATACTTGGATACTTGTTGATGATGAAACAGCTGTAACCACGGCTACGTGTCCATATCCACCATCATTCCAACATGCAATGGCACCAACTTGAGGTGTAGATCCTGTACGGAATCCTGCTGCAGCTGCACTTGTAGCCCACTGTGCTCCATTACCCCAGTAATCTCCAGCCCAAGGCGCCAATGTTTTAGCTCCCCATGTACACTCACCAGTTGGATAACTTGAAGCATTTGTACTATATGTTGGACGATGTGTCACTGGAGCAGGAGTGTAGCTTGTTGATTCTGTTGAAGCACTGCTTGAAGATGATTCAGACGAACTTGACTCAGATGAACTTGATGAAGAAATAGTAGATAGTGCTTGAACTTGTGCTGTAAAAGTTGTATTTCCAGAAGCAACTACTGTTTGTTGTTGACTTGCTTGTTTAGCTTTATAAGCTGCTTCTGCTTCTGCTGCAGCTTTAGCTTCTGCTTCTGCTGCAGCTTTTTTCTCAAGTAAACTTGCTTTTTCATCCTCTGCAGTAGCCTTTTCAGCAGCAAGATTCAATTCTGCAGCTTTCAACTCAGCTTGTTTTGTAGTTAATGATTGAGCATCATCAGCTAGTTTTTGCTGATTTGCAATAACTGTATTAATTGCATCATTGTTTGCTACTTGTTTTTCAGAAATAGCTTTTTTATCTGCTTTTTGTTGTTCCAACATCTTGTTGTTTGCAGATACGATTTCACTCATTGCAGCAACACGTGAAATAGCTTCTGTAATTGATTTTGAGTTTACAATTGTATTGATGTAATTTGTTGCAGCTCCATTTGTTTGAGCACTACGAGCTTGTTTTTGCAATGAATCATTGCGAGATACAATATTCTTAGAAAGTTCTGTAATTTCACCCTCAAGCTTTTTAGATTCTGCTTGTAGTCTATCATTTTCAGATTGCAAGTTTGATTGCTCTGTTTGAATAGCAGACACTTGCTCCTGAACTTGATCAACTTGTTTTTGGGCTTCTTGTTGTTGTGCTGTTAAGTTACTGATTTTATTATCTTGAGCAGCAATTTTGTCATCAGTAGTTTCTGCATGCGCAGTTGTTAAAACAGCTACTTGAGAAACCATTACTGTACTTAATAAAAGTGACGCTAAGATTTTTTTCTTCATATTACGTAGATACTCCTTCTTTTAAAGACATTACTAGTATACCAAAAAAAGGCTTAATGAATATTACGCCTTTGTTACATTTTTATTTCTTTCTTATAGGTAAAATTTTTCAAAAATAAACTGAAAGATAATCATCCATATAAGGTTCAAAATCATTGATGGTACTAAACTATAGACTATAAATAAAGACATACTATCCACAGTTAAACCTACCACTAATGCAAGTATATAAGCTCCCATCTCAAATAGAAAAGTCATGACAATAATTGCCAACATTCTCGTCCAACGATTCAATAAAATAACACTATTAAATTTATGGAGAAATACTCCCAACAAGACGAACAACAAAGTCGCAATCCCTATCAAGTGGAAAAAGTAAATGTCATAAACCAAACCCACTACAAAACAATAAGCTAAATAGAGATACTCTGATACTTCTATCGTCTCAAATAAGAGAAATAAAAACAGAAAATGACTAGCCAAATGTACATGGGGGAAAAATGAGCCCAGAAGCTGGCTAATATGGGCGTCAATTAGAACAAAGAAAGGAAGCAATAAAAACACTCCAACCCGCTTCAACTGTCTCATTATGAATTCCCCACTAATTCTATCACATCCACATTATGAGTATCTGCACTTAATTTAACAGTTACTTCTCGTGTCAAGTAGTCCGTACTATGCGTTGTGGCAACCACTTCACCAACAGGAATATCAGCAACGTTAAAGTTTCCTAATCCACCAGTGGTCACCTTATCTCCTGCACTAATATCGCTACTACTATTTAATTGACTAATTTTTAGAACTTCATTTTCCTTGTCATAGCCAACAATAATTCCATAAATTGTAGTAGAACCATGTTGAATTTTAACAGAAATCTTATCAGCATTTTCCGTATTTGTCAGAAGGTTGACCATGGTAGAGTTCTCCTCTACTTTTGAGACACTCCCAATCAAGCCACCATTTGCAATTGCTAACATATTCTCAGAAGCCCCTTTTGATTTGCCTGCATCTAAGGTCAACTCCTGCTTCCAAGATACCGGAGATCGCATAATAACATCTGCTGCCAAAGTCTTTGTAGCTTGCAATTTGGACTTCATATCAAGCAATTGGCGCAGTTGTTCATTTTCCATCTTTAAACTTTCCGCCTCATTTGATTTAACTTCTAATTGGTAAATCTGTTTCTTCAAACTTTCATTTTCATTATAAGTGCGTGTCAAATGAGCCAAATCTGATTTGACAGAATCAAACCACTGAAAAGGTTTTTGCACAACCCTATCAACCACTGAGATTCCATCTCCTAATCTTGTCACAATTGTACTTGAATAAGTCGTCGCTAAGAGAGCTGACACAAGCAGAACAGTGACAAAAACAATAATGACATATTTTGATTTTTTAAAACGGTTCATATCCCTACCTTTATATCAAAAACTGTTACAGTAACTTTTTATCAATTCCTGAAAGCTACTAAGATTTTAAGAAAAATAAGCAACAACCAAGTATGATAATAACAAGAATGGTCAGCGTATCCTTTCGAGTCCATTTCAATTGTCGATATTGACTTCTGCCTTTTCCACCCTGATAACCACGCGCTTCCATTGCGATAGCCAAGGAATCCGCACGTTTTAAACTTGTCGCAAAAAGAGGAATCAAAATGGGAATCATAGCCTTCACCTTTTGAACAATACTTCCTTCTCCAAAATCCACTCCACGCGCTTTCTGTGCATTCATAATCCGCGTCGTATCATCCATCAAGGTTGGGACAAAACGCAAACTCATAGACAGCATCAATCCAATTTCATGAACTGGAACTTTCATACTCTTTAAAGGTGCTAATAGAGCTTCGACAGCTGATGCCAAACTTAAGGGCATGGTCGTTAAGGTTAACAAAGTAGAAAAGAAAATAATCAATACAAAGCGACAAAAGATAATTCCAGCTTGTTGCAAAGCATAATCCGTGATTCTCACAAACGAAAACTCAAATAAAACATTCCCATTAGAAATGAAAAACAGTTGAAAAATAGTTGTGAAGGCAATCAAGAAAAACATAGACTTCAAGCCCTGAATAAAAAATGAAAGAGATACTCCTGACAAGGCAATAAAGATCCCTGTCGCTATAAAAAGAATCAGATTCGTCAAGGGATTATTAGCCCAAAAAACGATCAAAATCAGTAGCATCATAGCCAGTAATTTGCTGCGTGGATCCAATCGGTGAACTATCGAATCCCCTGGGATATAACGCCCCAAAATCATACTATCCATTTAGCGACTCCTTGAACTCCTCTATCTTAATCGGTAATCGTTTAAATGACACGCCTCTATCAGCCAATCGTTTACAAAAAGCTGTAATTTTAGGTACTCCCAACTGAACTTCTTCCATAAAAACAACATCTTGAAAGACATCACTAGGTTTACCAAACTTAACTAAACGTCCCTTTTCCATCACATATACCTGGTTCGCATATTCAGCAACATCATCCATCAAATGCGTTACCAAGACAATGGTCATCCCTGACTGGTGGAGTTTTTTGAACAAATTCATCAGCTCTTTTCTTCCCAGGGGATCTAGGCCTGCTGTGGGTTCATCTAAGACTAATATAGCTGGTTCCATGGCAAGTATGCCTGCAATGGCGACACGTCTCATTTGTCCACCTGATAGCTCAAACGGACTACGATCAAAAAGTGATTCATCAATTCCAACCAGAGCCAGTTTCTCACGCGCAATCTGCTCCGCATCTTCTTCAGAAACTCCAAAATTTTGCGGTCCAAAAGCAACATCCTTCAAAACCGTTTCTTCAAAAATCTGATTTTCAGCAAACTGAAATACCAAGCCAACCTGTTTTCTAATTTGACGAATATCTTTATTTTTAGAAGTCGAGGTGATTAAGGTATCAAAAACCCGCACACTCCCTTGGCTTGGCACCAATAAACCATCTAATAGTTGTAAAATAGTTGATTTACCACTACCTGTGTGGCCAATTAAGGCCGTATAAGAACCATCTTCAATCGTCAAAGAAACATCTGACAAAGCTGTTGACGCTAAGGGAGTCCCTTCTTGATACGTAAAACTCACATTTTCTAGAGCAATTCCCATAGCTTATCTTCTAGCTCACTTTCTGTCAAATAATTTTCAGGCAAATCATAGCCATTCTGGCTCAAAGAATGTTTTAATTGATTAGCAAAAGGATCGTCTAATCCAATTTGATCCAAATCATTTCGAGAGAAAAGCTCCCTTGGACTACTAGTTGATTCAATTGACCCTTTTTTCATGATCAACACACGATCACTCATGGCAACTTCTTCCAAATCATGTGTAATGGAAATGACCGTCATATCATAGTCTTTCCGAATTCCTTTTACTGTCTCAATCAGTTCTCTACGTCCCTCAGGATCCAACATACTCGTTGCTTCATCTAAGATTAAAATAGCTGGTCTTAGGGCTACAACACCTGCAATAGCCACACGTTGCTTTTGGCCACCTGATAGACGCGCTGGCTCTCTCTTTTTAAAGTCCAACATGCCAACCAAATCCAGAGCTTCTTCCACTCTCTTTTTCATTTCTTGACGAGAAAGTCCCTGATTTTCCAAACCAAAGGCAACATCATCTTCAACAGTCGCTCCAACAAATTGATTGTCTGGATTTTGAAAAACCATACCGATTTGACGACGTATATTCCAAACATTTTCCTCAGTCAGCCGTTGGCCATCAATTACAATCTCTCCGGATTCTGCTTCCAGTAAGCCATCAATTAAGCGAACCGTCGTTGATTTACCACTACCATTATGCCCTACAATCGAAAGCCATTCTCCACGTTTCACGTGAAACGTAATATCCTTCACATCGTAATATTCCTGACTTTCCTTATAGCGAAAAGAAAGATTTTTTACATCAATTACTGATTTCATTTCGAACCAAATGTCCCTTTAAATACATAGGCACTACCCTTGAAATAATCATAGCCAGAGTAGATAGTGAAAAACAAGGCTACATAAAGTA from Streptococcus mitis NCTC 12261 harbors:
- the pcsB gene encoding peptidoglycan hydrolase PcsB → MKKKILASLLLSTVMVSQVAVLTTAHAETTDDKIAAQDNKISNLTAQQQEAQKQVDQVQEQVSAIQTEQSNLQSENDRLQAESKKLEGEITELSKNIVSRNDSLQKQARSAQTNGAATNYINTIVNSKSITEAISRVAAMSEIVSANNKMLEQQKADKKAISEKQVANNDAINTVIANQQKLADDAQSLTTKQAELKAAELNLAAEKATAEDEKASLLEKKAAAEAEAKAAAEAEAAYKAKQASQQQTVVASGNTTFTAQVQALSTISSSSSSESSSSESSSSSASTESTSYTPAPVTHRPTYSTNASSYPTGECTWGAKTLAPWAGDYWGNGAQWATSAAAAGFRTGSTPQVGAIACWNDGGYGHVAVVTAVSSSTSIQVSESNYGGNRTIGNKRGWFNPTTTSEGFVTYIYPN
- a CDS encoding energy-coupling factor ABC transporter ATP-binding protein is translated as MKSVIDVKNLSFRYKESQEYYDVKDITFHVKRGEWLSIVGHNGSGKSTTVRLIDGLLEAESGEIVIDGQRLTEENVWNIRRQIGMVFQNPDNQFVGATVEDDVAFGLENQGLSRQEMKKRVEEALDLVGMLDFKKREPARLSGGQKQRVAIAGVVALRPAILILDEATSMLDPEGRRELIETVKGIRKDYDMTVISITHDLEEVAMSDRVLIMKKGSIESTSSPRELFSRNDLDQIGLDDPFANQLKHSLSQNGYDLPENYLTESELEDKLWELL
- a CDS encoding energy-coupling factor transporter transmembrane component T family protein, whose translation is MDSMILGRYIPGDSIVHRLDPRSKLLAMMLLILIVFWANNPLTNLILFIATGIFIALSGVSLSFFIQGLKSMFFLIAFTTIFQLFFISNGNVLFEFSFVRITDYALQQAGIIFCRFVLIIFFSTLLTLTTMPLSLASAVEALLAPLKSMKVPVHEIGLMLSMSLRFVPTLMDDTTRIMNAQKARGVDFGEGSIVQKVKAMIPILIPLFATSLKRADSLAIAMEARGYQGGKGRSQYRQLKWTRKDTLTILVIIILGCCLFFLKS
- the mreD gene encoding rod shape-determining protein MreD encodes the protein MRQLKRVGVFLLLPFFVLIDAHISQLLGSFFPHVHLASHFLFLFLLFETIEVSEYLYLAYCFVVGLVYDIYFFHLIGIATLLFVLLGVFLHKFNSVILLNRWTRMLAIIVMTFLFEMGAYILALVVGLTVDSMSLFIVYSLVPSMILNLIWMIIFQFIFEKFYL
- the mreC gene encoding rod shape-determining protein MreC; protein product: MNRFKKSKYVIIVFVTVLLVSALLATTYSSTIVTRLGDGISVVDRVVQKPFQWFDSVKSDLAHLTRTYNENESLKKQIYQLEVKSNEAESLKMENEQLRQLLDMKSKLQATKTLAADVIMRSPVSWKQELTLDAGKSKGASENMLAIANGGLIGSVSKVEENSTMVNLLTNTENADKISVKIQHGSTTIYGIIVGYDKENEVLKISQLNSSSDISAGDKVTTGGLGNFNVADIPVGEVVATTHSTDYLTREVTVKLSADTHNVDVIELVGNS
- a CDS encoding energy-coupling factor transporter ATPase, with translation MGIALENVSFTYQEGTPLASTALSDVSLTIEDGSYTALIGHTGSGKSTILQLLDGLLVPSQGSVRVFDTLITSTSKNKDIRQIRKQVGLVFQFAENQIFEETVLKDVAFGPQNFGVSEEDAEQIAREKLALVGIDESLFDRSPFELSGGQMRRVAIAGILAMEPAILVLDEPTAGLDPLGRKELMNLFKKLHQSGMTIVLVTHLMDDVAEYANQVYVMEKGRLVKFGKPSDVFQDVVFMEEVQLGVPKITAFCKRLADRGVSFKRLPIKIEEFKESLNG